A single region of the Microcella sp. genome encodes:
- a CDS encoding DUF3488 and transglutaminase-like domain-containing protein, translating into MPEPSTSQIPQQRPTVWLSAAALLCVAAALTGFGVLLDEGLWGPSAMLVAAAAVASGVIVRATLRRARRLVVTVTALGASLVGGLIALTVAFAADTAVFGVVPLPSTLQRFSELIAAGELSIVQQSIPAAADDGIRFLVASGVAAFAVLIDAVATMSRRPALAAIPLLGMLAVPVILAPGGLPLLSVIATTAAFLVLLALHRPAASGGVSAAGRAVAAATAVLATALIVPPLLPSVVAGAAPSGSGPVGLITGINPSLTLGNDLRRSNPVTALRYSTDAGGGLYLTLSHLAEFDERSVQPVLATRETSAEQIGPPAWLGADVATTPASTRIRLESVRTRWVPLPSAPTGIAGLGADWLVNDAGITLSTVEGTIRNAEYVVDSLVAEPTPEQLRAAAVDAAGLDVFRAVPAGIDPVIASTARQVADAALGDSPYDQALALQRFFTSGDFEYSESAPVELGYDGTSADIVAVFLEVRSGYCVHYAAAMTLMARTLGIPSRIAVGFLPGARNPDVPNEFVVSTDDLHAWPELHFDEVGWVRFEPTPSRGAVPDYASADIAPPDVEPQIDPETGEVIDPSPVEPEAPEPVDPVDRVTGPIDAPDASELTDPGAAGSPDDADTGAALNDGRDARLLGTLISGLLVVLVVAPGVWRVLRRAARLRSGDALEHWREVRDTARDLGLPADPESTPRQLAALWAREWSSDDRERLERVRSALESRAFDRTSTVVESDDARALLPALRRSAPWWWRGLALIAPTSLLERARRDERLVVEGVSSGAPPSAS; encoded by the coding sequence ATGCCTGAGCCTTCGACGTCGCAGATTCCGCAGCAGCGCCCGACGGTCTGGCTCAGCGCGGCCGCTCTGCTGTGCGTGGCCGCTGCTCTGACGGGTTTCGGGGTGCTGCTCGACGAGGGGCTCTGGGGCCCGAGCGCCATGCTCGTCGCGGCAGCAGCGGTCGCGAGCGGCGTCATCGTTCGTGCCACCCTGCGGCGCGCTCGCCGGCTCGTCGTCACGGTGACCGCGCTCGGCGCTTCGCTCGTCGGGGGTCTCATCGCCTTGACGGTCGCGTTCGCCGCCGATACCGCCGTGTTCGGGGTGGTGCCGCTGCCGTCGACACTGCAGCGCTTCTCTGAGCTCATCGCTGCGGGGGAGCTGTCGATCGTGCAGCAGTCGATTCCTGCGGCGGCAGACGATGGCATTCGCTTCTTGGTGGCGTCGGGGGTCGCCGCGTTCGCGGTGCTCATCGACGCCGTGGCGACGATGAGCCGTCGACCAGCGCTCGCCGCGATTCCGCTGCTGGGAATGCTGGCGGTGCCGGTCATCCTCGCTCCTGGCGGGCTGCCGCTGCTCTCGGTGATCGCCACCACTGCGGCGTTCTTGGTGCTGCTCGCTCTGCACCGGCCTGCGGCGAGTGGCGGCGTGTCTGCGGCGGGCCGCGCCGTCGCGGCGGCGACGGCGGTGCTGGCGACGGCGCTCATCGTTCCGCCGCTGCTGCCGTCGGTCGTCGCCGGCGCCGCCCCGTCGGGGTCGGGCCCTGTCGGGCTCATCACCGGCATCAACCCTTCGCTCACGCTCGGCAACGATCTGCGTCGGTCGAATCCGGTGACGGCGCTGCGGTACAGCACCGATGCCGGTGGAGGGTTGTATCTGACGCTCTCGCATCTGGCCGAGTTCGATGAGCGCAGTGTGCAGCCTGTGCTGGCGACACGCGAGACGTCAGCCGAGCAGATCGGCCCTCCTGCGTGGCTCGGTGCTGACGTCGCGACCACTCCCGCGTCGACCCGCATCCGCCTCGAGAGTGTGCGCACGAGGTGGGTGCCGTTGCCGAGCGCTCCGACCGGCATCGCGGGGCTGGGGGCTGACTGGCTCGTGAACGATGCCGGCATCACGCTCAGCACGGTCGAGGGCACCATTCGCAATGCCGAGTACGTCGTCGACAGCCTCGTGGCCGAGCCCACGCCCGAGCAGTTGCGCGCCGCCGCCGTCGATGCGGCGGGTCTCGACGTGTTTCGCGCGGTGCCTGCCGGCATCGACCCCGTCATCGCGAGCACGGCTCGCCAGGTCGCCGACGCCGCCCTCGGCGACTCGCCATACGATCAGGCACTCGCTCTGCAGCGCTTCTTCACGAGCGGCGATTTCGAATACTCCGAGTCGGCGCCGGTCGAACTCGGCTATGACGGCACGAGTGCCGACATCGTGGCCGTGTTTCTCGAGGTCAGGTCGGGCTATTGCGTGCACTACGCGGCCGCGATGACGCTCATGGCGCGCACGCTCGGTATTCCGTCGCGCATCGCCGTGGGCTTCTTGCCGGGCGCGCGCAATCCCGACGTGCCGAACGAGTTCGTGGTGAGCACTGATGATCTGCACGCGTGGCCAGAACTGCACTTCGACGAGGTCGGCTGGGTGCGCTTCGAGCCGACCCCGTCTCGCGGCGCAGTGCCCGACTACGCCTCGGCCGACATCGCGCCGCCCGACGTCGAGCCTCAGATCGACCCAGAGACCGGAGAGGTCATCGACCCGAGCCCGGTCGAACCTGAGGCGCCCGAGCCTGTCGACCCGGTCGACCGTGTGACGGGCCCGATCGACGCCCCCGACGCCTCTGAGTTGACAGACCCTGGCGCTGCGGGGTCGCCCGACGATGCCGACACCGGCGCAGCCCTGAATGATGGCAGGGATGCCCGCCTGCTGGGCACGCTCATCAGCGGGCTGCTCGTGGTGCTCGTCGTCGCCCCAGGTGTCTGGCGTGTGCTGCGCCGCGCGGCGCGACTGCGCAGCGGAGACGCCCTCGAGCACTGGCGCGAGGTGCGCGACACTGCTCGCGATCTGGGGCTGCCCGCCGACCCCGAGTCGACTCCTCGCCAGTTGGCGGCTCTCTGGGCGCGCGAGTGGTCGAGCGATGACCGCGAGCGGCTCGAGAGGGTGCGCTCGGCGCTGGAGTCGCGCGCGTTCGACCGCACGTCGACGGTTGTCGAGTCTGACGATGCACGAGCGCTGCTGCCCGCCCTGCGGCGATCGGCACCGTGGTGGTGGAGGGGCCTCGCGCTCATCGCTCCGACGTCGTTGCTCGAGCGTGCGCGCCGTGATGAGAGGCTCGTCGTCGAGGGCGTCTCGTCGGGCGCGCCGCCGTCGGCGTCATAG
- a CDS encoding NTP transferase domain-containing protein — MAALVSLVIPVRPAATAKSRLAVDRSAEAHSRRAALAAAIALDTVEAARASLSVGEVFVVGSLAEPVAGVQLVDEPGLGLLVAIAEGLARCDAAAPTAVLLGDLPALQPADLDAALLGASEHHWSFVADADGAGTTLVVAQAGLPHSLRFGVGSAEQHSLAGYAELDVPVTSGLRRDVDTLEQLDELTRLAREAVVRLGPRTSALVQ, encoded by the coding sequence GTGGCAGCCCTCGTCAGCCTGGTGATTCCGGTGCGTCCGGCAGCGACCGCGAAGTCTCGCCTGGCCGTCGACCGCTCTGCAGAGGCGCACTCGCGTCGGGCTGCTCTCGCTGCCGCGATCGCGCTCGACACCGTCGAGGCAGCGCGCGCGAGCCTCTCGGTCGGCGAGGTCTTCGTCGTCGGCTCTCTCGCTGAGCCTGTCGCCGGCGTGCAGCTCGTCGACGAGCCGGGGCTGGGGCTGCTCGTCGCGATCGCTGAAGGGTTGGCGCGCTGCGACGCTGCGGCACCCACCGCGGTGCTGCTCGGAGACCTGCCGGCCCTGCAGCCCGCCGACCTCGACGCTGCACTGCTCGGCGCGAGCGAGCATCACTGGTCGTTCGTCGCCGACGCCGATGGTGCCGGAACCACGCTCGTGGTCGCGCAGGCCGGTCTGCCGCACTCGTTGAGGTTCGGGGTCGGGTCGGCCGAGCAGCACAGCCTCGCCGGTTACGCAGAGCTCGACGTGCCCGTCACGTCGGGCCTGCGCCGCGACGTCGACACCCTCGAGCAGCTCGACGAGCTGACGCGCCTCGCGCGTGAGGCAGTCGTGCGGCTCGGCCCGCGCACGAGCGCTCTCGTGCAGTGA
- a CDS encoding bifunctional FO biosynthesis protein CofGH: MTDTTTSFVPTASAISRALKRAETGVTLDTTEAETLLHCRADDLDRLLAVASRVRDAGLERAGRPGVITYSRKVFIPLTHLCRDRCHYCVFVQTPNQLAAEGKAPYLSPDEVLEIARQGAALGCKEALFTLGDRPEDRWPAAREWLDARGYDSTIDYLRSVAILVLEETGLLPHLNPGVMTWQELQRLKPVAPSMGMMLETTSRRLFETRGLAHFGSPDKDPELRLRVLEDAGRSAIPFTTGLLLGIGETYAERVDGMFAIRATARRHGHVQEVIIQNFRAKPRTAMRAADDLALQEYIAAVAVSRLVLGPGARVQAPPNLTDAEELQLLVRAGIDDWGGVSPLTPDHVNPERPWPQIDELARLTAESGYTLRERLTAHPHYVRAEEPWLDPRIVPHVRALAAPDGLANESAVLRGIPWQEPDPDWATRAGTGRTDLHVEIDTEGRRTQTRSDFDDVYGDWAELRESTTEARERTVGISTGVAAVLRKAEDAPAGLNDDDYLTLLGADGADLDALADLADRVRRDTVGDSVGYVVNRNINFTNVCYTGCRFCAFAQRRTDADAFTLSMQQVGDRVDEAWALGATEICMQGGIHPDLPGTAYFDLAREVKRRQPDMHLHAFSPMEIVNGASRTGLSFAEFLTAAKEAGLDTIPGTAAEILDDDVRWVLTKGKLPSAEWIEIVSTAHRLGIRSSSTMMYGHVDAPHHWVAHLRTLARVHDDTGGFTEFVLLPFVHANSPVYLAGVARPGPTPQENRAVHAVARLMLHGRIDHVQTSWVKLGDDGTRLMLRGGADDVGGTLMEETISRMAGADNGSEKTVAELEALAESIGRVARQRTTTYGEPDPERVAVAQAHREQGYAATGRRLSLTVADVRSGA; the protein is encoded by the coding sequence ATGACCGACACCACGACCTCGTTCGTGCCCACCGCCTCGGCGATCTCACGAGCACTCAAACGCGCCGAGACCGGTGTGACCCTCGACACCACAGAAGCCGAGACGCTGCTGCACTGCAGGGCAGACGACCTCGACAGGCTGCTCGCCGTCGCCAGCCGAGTGCGCGACGCAGGCCTCGAACGCGCCGGACGCCCCGGAGTCATCACCTACTCGCGCAAAGTCTTCATACCGCTGACGCACCTGTGCCGCGACCGCTGCCACTACTGCGTCTTCGTGCAGACCCCGAACCAGCTCGCCGCAGAGGGCAAAGCTCCCTACCTCTCCCCCGACGAGGTGCTCGAGATCGCACGCCAGGGCGCCGCACTCGGCTGCAAAGAGGCCCTCTTCACACTCGGCGACCGCCCAGAAGATCGCTGGCCCGCCGCGCGCGAGTGGCTCGACGCGCGCGGCTACGACTCGACGATCGACTACTTGCGCTCCGTGGCCATCCTCGTGCTCGAAGAGACCGGACTGCTGCCCCACCTCAACCCCGGCGTCATGACCTGGCAAGAGCTGCAGCGGCTCAAGCCCGTCGCGCCCAGCATGGGCATGATGCTCGAGACGACATCGCGCCGACTGTTCGAGACTCGCGGGCTCGCCCACTTCGGCAGCCCAGACAAAGACCCCGAGCTGCGTCTTCGTGTGCTCGAAGACGCCGGCCGCAGCGCCATACCCTTCACGACCGGACTGCTGCTCGGCATCGGCGAGACCTACGCCGAACGCGTCGACGGCATGTTCGCCATCCGTGCGACCGCACGACGGCACGGGCACGTGCAAGAAGTCATCATTCAGAACTTTCGCGCCAAACCCCGCACGGCCATGCGCGCCGCCGACGACCTCGCCCTGCAGGAGTACATCGCCGCCGTCGCCGTCAGCCGACTCGTGCTCGGGCCCGGCGCGCGCGTGCAAGCACCCCCGAACCTCACCGACGCCGAAGAGCTGCAGCTGCTCGTGCGCGCAGGCATCGACGACTGGGGCGGAGTGAGCCCGCTCACCCCCGACCACGTCAACCCCGAGCGCCCCTGGCCGCAGATCGACGAACTCGCCCGCCTCACCGCCGAGAGCGGCTACACGCTGCGCGAGCGCCTCACCGCGCACCCGCACTACGTGCGCGCCGAAGAACCGTGGCTCGACCCCCGCATCGTGCCGCACGTGCGGGCGCTCGCCGCGCCAGACGGGCTCGCGAACGAGTCGGCGGTGCTGCGGGGAATCCCGTGGCAAGAGCCAGACCCCGACTGGGCGACGCGCGCCGGAACCGGCCGCACCGACCTGCACGTCGAGATCGACACCGAGGGCCGGCGCACGCAGACCCGCAGCGACTTCGACGACGTCTACGGCGACTGGGCCGAGCTTCGCGAGAGCACGACCGAGGCTCGCGAGCGCACCGTCGGCATCAGCACCGGCGTCGCCGCAGTGCTGCGCAAGGCCGAGGATGCCCCTGCCGGTCTGAACGATGACGACTACCTCACCCTGCTCGGTGCCGACGGCGCCGACCTCGACGCGCTCGCCGACCTCGCCGACCGAGTGCGCCGCGACACCGTCGGAGACAGCGTCGGCTACGTCGTCAACCGCAACATCAACTTCACCAACGTCTGCTACACCGGCTGCCGCTTCTGCGCCTTCGCGCAACGGCGCACCGACGCCGACGCCTTCACGCTCTCGATGCAGCAGGTCGGCGACCGGGTCGACGAAGCGTGGGCCCTCGGCGCGACCGAGATCTGCATGCAAGGCGGAATCCACCCCGACCTTCCCGGCACGGCATACTTCGACCTCGCACGCGAAGTGAAGCGTCGACAGCCCGACATGCATCTGCACGCCTTCAGCCCCATGGAGATCGTCAACGGAGCATCCCGAACCGGGCTCTCATTCGCCGAGTTCTTGACCGCCGCGAAAGAGGCGGGGCTCGACACGATCCCTGGTACGGCAGCCGAGATTCTCGACGACGACGTGCGCTGGGTGCTCACGAAGGGCAAGCTGCCCTCCGCCGAATGGATCGAGATCGTCTCGACCGCGCATCGGCTCGGCATTCGCTCGTCGAGCACGATGATGTACGGGCACGTGGATGCTCCGCACCACTGGGTCGCCCACTTGCGCACCCTGGCTCGCGTGCACGACGACACCGGAGGCTTCACCGAGTTCGTGCTGCTGCCCTTCGTGCACGCCAACTCGCCGGTCTACCTCGCGGGTGTGGCGCGCCCCGGCCCGACGCCGCAAGAGAACCGGGCGGTGCACGCCGTCGCGCGCCTCATGCTGCACGGTCGCATCGACCACGTGCAGACCTCGTGGGTCAAGCTCGGCGACGACGGCACTCGGCTCATGCTGCGCGGCGGTGCCGACGACGTGGGCGGCACCCTCATGGAAGAGACCATCAGCCGCATGGCGGGCGCCGACAACGGTTCAGAGAAGACGGTCGCCGAGCTCGAGGCCCTGGCCGAGTCGATCGGCCGCGTCGCGCGCCAGCGCACGACGACCTACGGCGAGCCCGACCCCGAGCGCGTCGCCGTCGCGCAAGCGCACCGCGAACAAGGCTATGCAGCGACAGGCCGACGACTGTCGCTCACCGTCGCCGACGTGCGCAGCGGCGCGTAG
- the cofD gene encoding 2-phospho-L-lactate transferase gives MKIVVLAGGVGGARFVRGVREAVRRAAPDAALANADIDVIVNTGDDWWLAGLRIAPDHDSLLYTLSGQNDEVRGWGRVGETERVSAELQAHGVTPDWFTLGDLDLGTHIARSAWLRAGLSPSEVSRRLQQRWPLGVTLHPATDDEVDTHVVTTAGERLHFQEWWTRHRATLPVARFEQQGVAEARPAPGVLAALEAADVVIIAPSNPVVSIGTILSVPGMREAVLTAGAGTAPVVGVSPIIAGAAVRGMADACLSAIGVATDAGAVARLYGARPAGGLLDAWLVGVEDESLVAGLRADGFAAAAVPLWMRDLDTSAALAAAALATGLEQARA, from the coding sequence ATGAAGATCGTGGTGCTCGCCGGCGGGGTCGGAGGCGCACGTTTCGTGCGCGGCGTGCGTGAGGCGGTGCGCCGTGCGGCCCCGGATGCTGCGCTCGCGAACGCCGACATCGATGTCATCGTGAACACGGGTGACGATTGGTGGCTCGCGGGCTTGCGCATCGCCCCCGACCACGATTCGCTGCTGTACACGCTGTCTGGTCAGAACGACGAGGTGCGGGGGTGGGGCCGCGTCGGCGAGACCGAGCGGGTGTCGGCCGAGTTGCAGGCCCACGGGGTGACTCCCGACTGGTTCACGCTCGGCGACCTCGACCTGGGCACCCACATTGCTCGCTCGGCATGGTTGCGCGCGGGGCTGAGCCCGTCAGAGGTGTCGCGCCGGCTGCAGCAGCGGTGGCCGCTCGGGGTGACACTGCACCCCGCGACCGACGACGAGGTCGATACGCACGTGGTCACGACCGCGGGTGAGCGTCTGCACTTTCAGGAGTGGTGGACTCGCCATCGCGCGACTCTGCCCGTCGCACGCTTCGAGCAGCAGGGTGTCGCCGAGGCCCGCCCTGCGCCGGGGGTCCTCGCGGCGCTCGAGGCCGCCGACGTCGTGATCATTGCGCCGTCGAACCCGGTCGTCTCGATCGGCACGATTCTGAGTGTTCCGGGCATGCGCGAGGCGGTGCTCACTGCGGGCGCCGGTACTGCTCCCGTTGTTGGAGTGTCGCCGATCATCGCGGGCGCGGCGGTGCGCGGCATGGCAGATGCGTGCTTGTCGGCGATCGGTGTGGCGACGGATGCCGGCGCTGTCGCTCGGCTCTACGGGGCCCGGCCAGCTGGTGGGCTGCTCGACGCCTGGTTGGTCGGCGTCGAAGACGAGTCGCTCGTGGCCGGGTTGCGCGCAGACGGCTTCGCCGCCGCCGCGGTGCCCCTCTGGATGCGAGACCTCGACACCTCAGCCGCCCTGGCCGCGGCGGCCCTGGCGACTGGGCTGGAGCAGGCGCGCGCCTGA
- a CDS encoding nitrilase-related carbon-nitrogen hydrolase, whose protein sequence is MTTIRAAITQTTWTGDKESMIAKHEQFARDAAADGAQIICFQELFYGPYFGIIEDAKYYDYAEPADGPIVQRFAKLAKELKMVIVLPIYEEDMPGVYYNTAVVVDADGTILGKYRKHHIPNLDRFWEKFYFRPGNLGYPVFDTAVGKVGVYICYDRHFPEGWRELGLNGAELVFNPSATKPGLSNRLWELEQPAAAAANQYFIAANNRIGTESDEFGDLAVTFYGSSYFVDPRGNYVGDVASQDQTEIVTRDLDLGLIREVRNSWQFYRDRRPESYTATVKP, encoded by the coding sequence ATGACCACCATTCGCGCAGCGATCACCCAGACCACTTGGACGGGCGACAAAGAGTCGATGATCGCCAAGCACGAGCAGTTCGCGCGCGATGCCGCCGCCGACGGTGCTCAGATCATCTGCTTTCAAGAGCTCTTCTACGGGCCCTACTTCGGCATCATCGAAGACGCCAAGTACTACGACTACGCAGAGCCGGCCGACGGGCCGATCGTGCAGCGCTTCGCCAAGCTCGCGAAAGAGCTGAAGATGGTCATCGTCTTGCCGATCTACGAAGAAGACATGCCCGGCGTGTACTACAACACCGCGGTGGTGGTGGATGCTGACGGCACGATTCTCGGCAAGTACCGCAAGCACCACATCCCGAACCTCGACCGGTTCTGGGAGAAGTTCTACTTCCGCCCCGGCAACCTCGGCTACCCCGTGTTCGACACGGCCGTCGGCAAGGTCGGCGTGTACATCTGCTACGACCGACACTTTCCTGAAGGGTGGCGCGAGCTCGGCCTGAACGGCGCCGAACTCGTGTTCAACCCGAGCGCGACCAAGCCCGGCCTCTCGAACCGCCTGTGGGAGCTCGAGCAGCCCGCAGCGGCCGCCGCGAACCAGTACTTCATCGCCGCCAACAACCGCATCGGCACCGAGAGCGACGAGTTCGGCGACCTCGCCGTCACCTTCTACGGCAGCTCGTACTTCGTCGACCCCCGCGGCAACTATGTGGGAGACGTCGCCAGCCAAGACCAGACCGAGATCGTCACGCGCGATCTCGACCTCGGCCTCATTCGCGAAGTGCGCAACAGCTGGCAGTTCTACCGCGATCGTCGCCCCGAGTCGTACACCGCGACGGTGAAGCCCTAA
- the hydA gene encoding dihydropyrimidinase translates to MTTTLITGGTVVSATGRGEADVLIDGETIVAVLAPGSTLLGHDLAASVDTVIDATGKYVIPGGIDAHTHMELPFGGTAAIDTFETGTIAAAWGGTTSIIDFAVQTAGQKVFDGLAAWHEKAGGNCAIDYGFHQIVGGVDADSLDALPKLIDEGITSYKMFMAYPGVFYADDAQILRAMQVAAEHGLMTMMHAENGPAIDVLVAQLLEQGKTDPYYHGVARAWQMEEEATHRAIMLANLTGAPLYVVHVSAKQAVEQLAAARDIGQNVFGETCPQYLYLSLEEQLGAVSEQYGAFEGAKWVCSTPLRSRAEGHQDHMWQSLRTNDIQMVSTDHCPFCMKDQKELGLGDFSKIPNGIGSVEHRMDLMYQGVVTGQITLERWVEITSTTPARMFGLYGTKGVIAPGADADIVVYDPNGHTSIGMPVDEAGNPTGRKHHMNMDHAAWEGFEIDGKVDTVISRGSVVIQNDQFHGRAGHGQYLRRGLSQYLV, encoded by the coding sequence ATGACCACCACCCTCATCACCGGCGGCACCGTCGTCAGCGCCACCGGCCGCGGCGAGGCCGACGTGCTCATCGACGGCGAGACCATCGTCGCCGTGCTCGCGCCCGGCTCGACCCTGCTCGGGCACGACCTGGCCGCATCCGTCGACACTGTCATCGACGCCACGGGCAAGTACGTGATTCCCGGCGGCATCGACGCCCACACCCACATGGAGCTGCCCTTCGGCGGCACCGCCGCGATCGACACCTTCGAGACCGGCACGATCGCCGCCGCCTGGGGCGGCACGACGAGCATCATCGACTTCGCCGTGCAGACGGCCGGGCAGAAGGTGTTCGACGGGCTCGCCGCCTGGCACGAGAAGGCGGGCGGCAACTGCGCGATCGACTACGGGTTTCACCAGATCGTGGGCGGCGTCGACGCCGATTCGCTCGATGCTCTGCCGAAGCTCATCGACGAGGGCATCACGAGCTACAAGATGTTCATGGCGTACCCCGGCGTCTTCTACGCCGACGACGCGCAGATCCTGCGCGCGATGCAGGTCGCCGCCGAGCACGGACTCATGACGATGATGCACGCCGAGAACGGCCCCGCCATCGACGTGCTCGTGGCGCAGCTGCTCGAGCAGGGCAAGACCGACCCCTACTACCACGGCGTCGCACGCGCCTGGCAGATGGAGGAGGAGGCGACGCACCGCGCGATCATGCTCGCCAACCTCACTGGTGCGCCGCTCTACGTCGTGCACGTGAGCGCCAAGCAGGCCGTCGAGCAGCTCGCCGCCGCCCGCGACATCGGGCAGAACGTGTTCGGCGAGACCTGCCCGCAATACCTCTACCTGTCGCTCGAAGAGCAGCTCGGTGCAGTGAGCGAGCAGTACGGTGCCTTCGAAGGTGCCAAGTGGGTGTGCTCGACACCGCTGCGGTCACGGGCCGAAGGGCACCAAGACCACATGTGGCAGAGCCTGCGCACCAACGACATCCAGATGGTGTCGACCGACCACTGCCCGTTCTGCATGAAAGACCAGAAAGAGCTCGGGCTCGGCGACTTCTCGAAGATTCCCAACGGCATCGGCTCGGTCGAGCACCGCATGGACTTGATGTACCAGGGCGTCGTCACCGGTCAGATCACGCTCGAGCGCTGGGTCGAGATCACCTCGACCACGCCCGCGCGCATGTTCGGCCTCTACGGCACGAAGGGCGTCATCGCTCCGGGCGCGGACGCCGACATCGTCGTCTACGACCCGAACGGCCACACCTCGATCGGCATGCCCGTCGACGAGGCCGGCAACCCCACGGGCCGCAAGCACCACATGAACATGGACCACGCGGCGTGGGAGGGCTTCGAGATCGACGGCAAGGTCGACACGGTCATCTCGCGCGGCTCGGTCGTCATCCAGAACGATCAGTTCCACGGGCGGGCCGGGCACGGGCAGTACCTGCGCCGTGGCCTGAGCCAGTACCTGGTCTGA
- a CDS encoding TIGR03842 family LLM class F420-dependent oxidoreductase has protein sequence MDFGAVLQTNPPASRTVHLAKLAEQYGFSHVWTFDSHILWQEPYVIYSAILAETHRITVGPFVTNPATRDWTVTASVFATLNEMYGNRTICGIGRGDSAVRVTNGTPTTLAELRESIHVIRELGNSRAVEYNGSTLQFPWSHGSELEVWVAAYGPLALKLTGEVGDGFILQLADLDIAKWMIETVRTAADNAGRDPMSVKFCVAAPMYIGTDWDHMRNQVRWFGGMVGNHVADIVAKHGDSADVPRALTDYIAGRQGYDYNTHGKAGNDHVGFVPDEIVDRFCVLGDGKDHIEKLEALRDLGVDQFAGYLQHDNKEETLRVYGEHVIPALRGSKQARV, from the coding sequence ATGGACTTCGGAGCAGTACTGCAGACCAACCCGCCCGCCAGCCGCACGGTGCACCTCGCCAAGCTCGCCGAGCAGTACGGCTTCAGTCACGTGTGGACCTTCGACAGCCACATCCTGTGGCAAGAGCCCTACGTGATCTACTCGGCGATTCTCGCCGAGACGCACCGCATCACCGTCGGCCCCTTCGTCACGAACCCCGCGACGCGCGACTGGACGGTCACCGCGAGCGTCTTCGCGACCCTCAACGAGATGTACGGCAACCGCACAATCTGCGGCATCGGCCGGGGCGACTCGGCGGTGCGGGTGACGAACGGCACGCCCACGACGCTCGCTGAGCTGCGAGAGTCGATCCACGTCATTCGTGAACTCGGCAACTCGCGGGCCGTCGAGTACAACGGGTCGACCCTGCAGTTTCCGTGGAGCCACGGCAGCGAGCTCGAGGTGTGGGTGGCGGCGTACGGCCCGCTCGCGCTCAAGCTCACGGGCGAGGTCGGCGACGGCTTCATCTTGCAGCTCGCCGACCTCGACATCGCGAAGTGGATGATCGAGACGGTGCGCACGGCCGCCGACAACGCGGGCCGTGACCCGATGAGCGTGAAGTTCTGCGTCGCGGCACCGATGTACATCGGCACCGACTGGGATCACATGCGCAATCAGGTGCGCTGGTTCGGCGGCATGGTCGGCAACCACGTGGCCGACATCGTGGCGAAGCACGGCGACAGCGCAGATGTTCCGCGGGCGCTCACCGACTACATCGCTGGCCGCCAGGGCTACGACTACAACACGCACGGCAAGGCCGGCAACGACCACGTCGGCTTCGTGCCAGACGAGATCGTCGACCGCTTCTGCGTGCTCGGCGACGGCAAAGACCACATCGAGAAGCTCGAGGCGCTGCGCGACCTCGGTGTCGACCAATTTGCCGGCTACCTGCAGCACGACAACAAGGAAGAGACGCTGCGCGTCTACGGCGAGCACGTGATTCCGGCCCTGCGCGGCTCGAAACAGGCGCGCGTATGA
- a CDS encoding ABC transporter permease — protein sequence MTDAASVLATPRRRAGSGARWRAFGYGVLGIATLIVVWEVYKWLGPANGLVIGDTRVLPRTSDLAMPHVIDMVARLFEPVTRAPGARVLWLEVVLAASVTLGIAAVGWIVGVIVGIGLALLMQRWVVAESAVLPWVILSQTVPLIAFAPLVKSWGSRLELGVVDWQDWMSVAVIASYLAFFPIAVGALKGFQAADRTHLELMHTYSAGWWSTMRHLRFPTAVPYLLPALRLGAANAVVGAVVAEVSTGLQGGIGRMVIQFAGQASGDPAKAWAPIFGAIALGLIAAGSVALLGLTVKNYRRTESAA from the coding sequence ATGACCGATGCCGCCTCCGTGCTCGCGACGCCTCGACGACGCGCGGGCTCGGGCGCGCGGTGGAGGGCCTTCGGCTATGGCGTGCTGGGCATCGCCACACTCATCGTCGTGTGGGAGGTCTACAAGTGGCTCGGCCCAGCGAATGGTCTCGTGATCGGTGACACGCGCGTGCTGCCACGAACGAGCGACCTCGCCATGCCGCATGTCATCGACATGGTCGCTCGACTATTCGAACCGGTGACCCGTGCGCCGGGGGCGCGCGTGCTGTGGCTCGAGGTGGTGCTCGCCGCGTCGGTGACGCTCGGCATCGCCGCCGTCGGGTGGATCGTCGGCGTCATCGTGGGCATCGGCCTTGCGCTGCTCATGCAGCGGTGGGTCGTCGCCGAGTCTGCGGTGCTGCCCTGGGTGATTCTCAGCCAGACGGTGCCGCTCATCGCCTTCGCGCCGCTCGTCAAGAGTTGGGGCTCTCGCCTCGAGCTCGGCGTCGTCGACTGGCAAGACTGGATGAGCGTCGCGGTCATCGCGAGCTACCTGGCATTCTTCCCGATCGCGGTCGGTGCCCTCAAAGGATTTCAGGCGGCCGATCGCACGCACCTCGAGCTCATGCACACCTACTCGGCCGGCTGGTGGTCGACGATGCGCCACCTGCGGTTTCCGACCGCCGTGCCCTATCTGCTGCCCGCACTGCGTCTCGGTGCCGCGAATGCGGTTGTCGGTGCCGTCGTCGCCGAAGTGTCGACCGGTCTGCAGGGCGGCATCGGGCGCATGGTCATCCAGTTCGCCGGGCAGGCGAGCGGCGACCCGGCCAAGGCCTGGGCGCCCATCTTCGGGGCTATCGCGCTCGGGCTCATCGCCGCGGGCTCGGTCGCTCTGCTCGGTCTGACGGTCAAGAACTATCGACGAACGGAATCTGCCGCATGA